A genome region from Opitutaceae bacterium includes the following:
- the ppk1 gene encoding polyphosphate kinase 1 encodes MATRTRSTSRPAAARLSEQVIEPALHAQRVRPLTHSSKTAYFNRELSWLAFNRRVLEQARNPDHPLLERIRFLAIVSSNLDEFFEIRVAGLIQQVDSGVTETSIDGLSPREQLRRIHAVVASLIEDQYLCWREELVPALASKGIEFRNPQQLSAAELTWVRDYFRDQIFPVLTPLALDQAHPFPQVGNKALNVIVSLDQPETPEIEHMVAILPVPRILPRIVRIATGAASGASYIFLTDVIKLCAGEFFPGYDVHGAWAFRVTRNSDLYIDEEESANLLKTIEEELRNLRRGAAVRLEIEDGAADPIFNTLCNHLKLSHEYVFRLSGPLNLLRLMSLAELERPDLKFPPFTPVDISPLQIPERVFEVLRGQDVLLHHPYDSFQPVVDFIEQAARDPNVFALKQTLYRTSGDSPIVRALMDASRNGKQVTALVELMARFDEANNIQWARQLEEAGVHVVYGLVGHKTHCKCSLVVRQEGSIMRRYAHLGTGNYNPRTARLYTDLSLFTSRAELTADIANLFNSLTGFSRSPSFAEILAAPFNLHRRINELILQEAENAGRGQPARIIAKMNSLVDKVTIDNLYAASAKGVSIDLIVRGICCLVPGVKGLSENIRVRSIVGRYLEHARAFYFENAGGTPRIFAGSADWMPRNFFRRIEVVFPIHDPSLRRWVREELLETELKDNEFARVLMQDGGYVPVATAPGAPSFSSQAWFMASALQRAALAASTPS; translated from the coding sequence ATGGCAACGCGCACGCGGAGTACTTCCAGGCCGGCAGCCGCCCGCCTCAGTGAACAGGTCATTGAACCCGCATTGCATGCGCAGCGTGTGCGTCCGCTCACGCATTCCTCGAAGACCGCCTATTTCAACCGCGAGCTTTCCTGGCTGGCATTCAACCGCCGCGTGCTCGAGCAGGCCAGGAACCCGGACCACCCGCTCCTCGAACGCATACGTTTTCTCGCAATCGTCTCCTCGAATCTCGACGAGTTCTTCGAGATCCGGGTAGCCGGCCTGATCCAGCAGGTCGACTCCGGCGTGACCGAAACCAGCATCGACGGACTGTCCCCGCGCGAACAGCTGCGGCGCATCCATGCCGTCGTCGCCTCGCTCATCGAGGACCAGTACCTCTGCTGGCGGGAGGAACTGGTGCCCGCCCTTGCGTCCAAGGGCATTGAGTTCCGCAACCCACAGCAGCTCTCCGCCGCGGAGCTGACCTGGGTCAGGGACTACTTCCGCGATCAGATCTTCCCGGTCCTCACTCCGCTCGCCCTCGACCAGGCCCACCCGTTCCCCCAGGTCGGCAACAAGGCGCTCAATGTCATCGTCTCCCTCGACCAGCCGGAAACCCCCGAGATCGAGCACATGGTCGCCATCCTGCCCGTGCCGCGCATCCTCCCGCGCATCGTCCGCATCGCCACAGGCGCGGCAAGCGGGGCGAGCTACATCTTCCTCACCGACGTCATCAAGCTCTGCGCCGGGGAGTTTTTCCCCGGCTACGACGTCCATGGCGCCTGGGCCTTCCGTGTGACGCGAAACAGCGACCTCTACATCGACGAGGAGGAGTCCGCCAATCTGCTGAAGACGATCGAGGAGGAGCTTCGCAATCTGCGGCGCGGCGCGGCCGTGCGGCTCGAGATTGAGGACGGCGCCGCCGATCCGATCTTCAACACGCTCTGCAATCACCTCAAACTTTCCCACGAGTACGTCTTCCGGCTCAGCGGCCCGCTCAATCTTCTCCGCCTGATGAGCCTGGCCGAGCTCGAGCGCCCCGATCTGAAGTTTCCCCCCTTCACCCCGGTCGACATCTCGCCGCTCCAGATTCCCGAGCGGGTGTTCGAGGTCCTTCGCGGGCAGGATGTGCTGCTGCACCATCCGTACGACTCCTTTCAGCCGGTGGTCGATTTCATCGAGCAGGCCGCGCGCGATCCCAATGTCTTCGCCCTGAAGCAGACGCTCTACCGCACCAGCGGCGACTCCCCGATCGTGCGCGCCCTGATGGATGCATCGAGAAACGGCAAGCAGGTCACCGCCCTGGTCGAGCTCATGGCGCGCTTCGACGAGGCCAACAACATCCAGTGGGCGCGCCAGCTCGAGGAGGCCGGCGTGCACGTCGTGTACGGGCTCGTGGGACACAAGACCCACTGCAAATGCTCGCTCGTCGTGCGCCAGGAAGGGTCGATCATGCGGCGCTACGCGCATCTCGGCACGGGAAACTACAACCCGCGCACGGCGCGCCTCTACACGGACCTCAGCCTCTTCACGTCGCGCGCCGAGCTCACCGCCGACATCGCGAACCTCTTCAACTCCCTGACCGGCTTCAGCCGTTCTCCGTCGTTCGCTGAAATCCTCGCCGCCCCGTTCAACCTGCACCGCCGCATCAACGAACTGATCCTGCAGGAAGCGGAGAACGCGGGACGCGGGCAGCCGGCGCGCATCATCGCCAAGATGAACTCCCTCGTGGACAAGGTGACGATCGACAACCTTTACGCGGCGTCCGCAAAGGGCGTTTCGATCGATCTCATCGTCCGCGGAATCTGCTGCCTCGTGCCCGGCGTGAAGGGCCTCAGCGAGAACATCCGCGTCAGGAGCATCGTGGGCCGCTACCTCGAGCACGCCCGAGCCTTTTATTTCGAGAATGCCGGAGGCACCCCCCGGATCTTCGCCGGCAGCGCCGACTGGATGCCCCGCAACTTCTTCCGTCGCATTGAAGTGGTTTTTCCAATACACGATCCATCCCTGCGCCGCTGGGTGCGTGAGGAACTTCTGGAAACGGAACTCAAGGACAACGAATTCGCGCGTGTCCTCATGCAGGACGGCGGTTACGTCCCGGTCGCCACCGCACCGGGCGCCCCGTCGTTCTCCTCGCAGGCGTGGTTCATGGCCTCCGCCCTGCAGCGGGCCGCGCTCGCGGCCTCCACACCGAGCTGA
- a CDS encoding ACT domain-containing protein — MLATVVITLFGADRPGLVEATAARVAAHGGNWLESRLLHLGGHFAGIVRIEVDSTRVAELREALLHSDSLGLTVVVHDTRAEAPLSPRNPPATLEIVGHDRPGIIRAVSQALATHRVNVEELTTERTYAPMTGEPIFQARASLTFPPGLEPATVRSELEKIAGDLMVDIHFLPK; from the coding sequence ATGCTCGCCACCGTTGTCATCACCCTATTCGGCGCCGATCGCCCCGGTCTCGTGGAGGCCACTGCCGCGCGCGTCGCCGCCCATGGAGGGAACTGGCTCGAAAGCCGCCTGCTTCACCTGGGCGGACACTTCGCCGGCATCGTGCGCATCGAGGTTGATTCGACTCGTGTCGCCGAACTGCGTGAAGCGCTGCTCCACTCCGATTCTCTCGGCCTCACCGTCGTCGTCCATGACACCAGAGCGGAGGCCCCCTTGTCGCCCAGGAATCCGCCCGCCACGCTCGAAATCGTCGGCCACGACCGCCCCGGAATCATCCGCGCGGTTTCCCAGGCACTCGCCACACACCGGGTGAATGTTGAGGAACTGACAACCGAACGCACCTACGCACCCATGACCGGCGAGCCGATCTTCCAGGCTCGGGCCTCACTGACTTTTCCTCCGGGACTTGAACCAGCCACGGTTCGCAGCGAGCTTGAGAAGATCGCCGGGGACTTGATGGTCGACATTCATTTCCTGCCGAAATAG
- a CDS encoding immunoglobulin domain-containing protein, whose translation MPPSYPDPATLHNSLFRSLRQTFMGARLARGAFGAILLACLVVGTGFSTAHAQTAPTLVNTLRDYTTVLGGSNTWTLVANGSFPMNFQWQRQPAGQTSWENLSNGSEYSGTQTGVFSVNYAQQIMNGDKFRCVVSNTNGSVTSNTVTLTVAPMPQAPSVLTQPISQTVSVGYSVLLTIDVAGAPTPTIQWFKGSNAIPGATGPSLYILSPQLDDAGTYYAELVNSSGSIYSAGATLNVIATVPSVGSYPITTFAGSSIESGSVNGVRTNARFNSPNGIAVDSLGTIFVADEGNHVIRSILPDGTVSILAGSAGFGGATDGSAPNARFRFPKGVAMGNAGFVLVADTFNHAIRRVAPDGTVSTLAGSLGSKGTVDGTGTQARFSDPTGIAVDSSGTIYVTDRTAHTIRKVTSQGVVSTFAGLANNPGSSDGTGSAARFDNPTGIGVDAAGNVYVSDTFNSTIRKITPAGVVTTLAGAPTQVGSTDGTATLARFRFPNGIAVDAAGFVYVADGSNAVIRKVSPSGDVLTISGLAVVRGSVDGTGINARFQTPLGIAVAGNGDLWITDVNLTNSAGTIRKGTLLSAPQPVLNPAGRTITAGQSVSFNATATGTAPISYQWQRLPAGQTNWVNLLNGLDITGVHTTTLSISNASLGLNHDQFRLAFTNGQGTAFSQPALLTVNALIVPAAIATPPTSQTVTVGNPASFTVNATGTGPLTYRWEALLPASSIWIDVAGQPQVFTGGTTATVGITSTTPVQSGTQFRVTVSNSAATVTSQTVTLTVLGVPSRLANLSIRGPAGTGEKTLILGFVATGTGSKNLILRVVGPTLAPLGVPGAMPDPTLTLYSGTNPVSIATNNDWSGDSGFVAAMRNVGAFDLPLNSKDAALPAAVTSGSYTVHAAGYQGSTGVVLIEAYDADELTAPSRLINFSARNQVGIGDNILILGLVIKGDTPKTLLFRGIGPGLAAFNVPNFLVDPRIRIYSQGGGILAENDNWGSVQATADAIAKVSAFPLAAGSRDAALVTTLFPGSYTVHISGVLDTTGVALGEIYEIP comes from the coding sequence ATGCCTCCTTCATATCCGGATCCGGCCACGCTCCATAACTCACTTTTCCGCTCGCTCCGGCAAACCTTCATGGGAGCGCGACTTGCGCGGGGCGCGTTTGGCGCCATTCTCCTTGCGTGTCTCGTGGTCGGCACCGGCTTCTCCACAGCCCATGCACAGACCGCCCCGACATTGGTAAATACGCTGCGCGACTACACCACCGTGCTGGGAGGCAGCAACACATGGACCTTGGTGGCCAACGGCTCCTTTCCCATGAATTTCCAATGGCAGCGCCAGCCCGCGGGCCAGACCTCATGGGAAAACCTGTCGAACGGCAGCGAATACTCAGGCACGCAGACCGGCGTTTTTTCCGTCAATTATGCGCAGCAGATCATGAACGGTGACAAGTTCCGCTGCGTGGTCAGCAACACCAACGGCAGTGTCACCTCCAACACCGTCACGCTGACCGTCGCCCCCATGCCGCAGGCTCCATCGGTCCTCACGCAGCCCATCAGTCAGACAGTCTCCGTCGGCTATTCCGTGCTGCTGACGATCGATGTCGCGGGTGCTCCGACCCCCACCATCCAATGGTTCAAGGGCAGCAATGCAATCCCAGGGGCAACCGGGCCTTCGCTCTACATCCTGAGCCCCCAGCTCGACGACGCCGGCACCTACTATGCAGAACTTGTCAACTCGTCCGGGTCCATCTACAGCGCCGGAGCCACGCTGAATGTCATCGCGACGGTGCCCTCCGTGGGCAGCTATCCCATCACGACATTTGCAGGCAGTTCTATAGAGTCGGGCTCAGTCAACGGCGTCCGCACAAACGCCCGCTTCAACTCCCCCAATGGCATCGCCGTCGACTCCCTCGGAACGATCTTCGTGGCCGACGAAGGCAACCACGTCATCCGCAGCATCCTTCCTGACGGCACCGTATCCATTCTTGCCGGCTCCGCCGGCTTTGGCGGCGCCACCGATGGCAGCGCGCCCAATGCACGCTTCCGTTTTCCCAAGGGCGTTGCCATGGGCAATGCCGGTTTCGTGCTTGTCGCAGACACCTTCAATCACGCCATCCGGCGCGTCGCTCCGGACGGCACGGTTTCGACACTTGCCGGTTCACTTGGATCCAAGGGCACCGTGGACGGCACCGGCACTCAAGCCCGCTTCTCCGACCCCACGGGCATAGCGGTCGACTCGTCAGGCACGATCTACGTCACCGACCGCACCGCACACACCATCCGAAAAGTTACGTCCCAGGGCGTGGTCTCCACCTTCGCCGGACTCGCCAACAATCCGGGAAGCTCCGATGGCACCGGCAGCGCCGCGCGATTCGACAACCCCACAGGCATTGGCGTCGATGCGGCAGGCAACGTGTATGTTTCCGATACGTTCAACAGCACCATCCGCAAGATTACGCCTGCGGGAGTTGTCACAACCCTTGCGGGCGCGCCCACGCAGGTTGGCAGCACCGACGGCACAGCCACGCTCGCGCGGTTCCGCTTTCCGAACGGCATCGCCGTCGACGCAGCCGGCTTCGTCTATGTCGCCGATGGCAGCAATGCCGTGATCCGCAAGGTCAGCCCCTCCGGGGATGTCCTAACCATCTCCGGTCTGGCCGTGGTGCGTGGATCTGTCGACGGCACCGGCATCAACGCCCGATTCCAAACGCCGCTCGGCATCGCGGTCGCCGGCAACGGCGATCTCTGGATCACCGATGTCAACCTGACCAATTCAGCGGGCACCATTCGGAAGGGCACCCTGCTTTCGGCTCCCCAGCCCGTCCTCAACCCTGCCGGACGCACGATCACGGCGGGGCAGTCCGTCTCATTCAATGCCACCGCAACCGGCACCGCACCCATTTCGTACCAGTGGCAGCGCCTGCCGGCCGGTCAGACCAACTGGGTGAACCTGCTGAATGGCCTGGATATCACCGGCGTGCACACGACGACGCTCTCCATCAGCAATGCCTCGCTTGGGCTCAATCACGACCAGTTCCGCTTGGCATTCACCAACGGACAGGGAACCGCCTTCTCCCAACCAGCCCTGCTCACGGTGAATGCCCTGATTGTCCCCGCAGCGATCGCAACGCCCCCTACCAGCCAGACCGTGACCGTGGGCAATCCCGCAAGTTTCACGGTGAATGCCACCGGCACGGGTCCGCTGACCTACCGCTGGGAGGCTCTGCTGCCCGCAAGCAGCATTTGGATTGATGTCGCAGGTCAACCCCAGGTGTTCACCGGCGGCACCACGGCCACCGTCGGCATAACCTCGACCACGCCGGTGCAAAGCGGAACCCAGTTCCGAGTCACAGTTTCCAACAGCGCCGCCACCGTCACGAGCCAGACCGTCACCCTTACCGTTCTCGGCGTCCCATCGCGCCTGGCCAATCTCTCGATTCGCGGCCCCGCGGGCACGGGAGAAAAGACGCTGATTCTCGGTTTTGTCGCCACAGGAACAGGCTCGAAGAATCTCATCCTGCGTGTCGTCGGCCCAACGCTCGCGCCGCTCGGCGTCCCCGGCGCGATGCCGGATCCGACACTGACACTGTACAGCGGCACGAATCCGGTTTCCATTGCGACCAACAACGACTGGAGTGGCGACTCCGGATTCGTCGCGGCGATGCGAAATGTGGGCGCCTTCGACCTTCCGCTCAACTCAAAGGACGCCGCATTGCCGGCAGCCGTCACTTCGGGCTCCTACACCGTGCACGCCGCAGGTTACCAGGGATCGACCGGCGTCGTGCTCATCGAAGCCTACGACGCCGACGAGCTCACGGCGCCATCGCGGCTGATCAATTTCTCAGCGCGCAACCAGGTCGGCATTGGCGACAACATCCTCATCCTCGGCCTCGTGATCAAGGGCGACACTCCCAAGACGCTGCTCTTCCGCGGCATCGGACCGGGTCTCGCGGCATTCAACGTGCCCAATTTCCTCGTCGACCCCCGAATCCGCATCTATTCACAGGGAGGCGGCATCCTGGCGGAAAATGACAACTGGGGCAGTGTTCAGGCGACCGCGGACGCGATTGCCAAGGTGTCCGCGTTTCCCCTGGCAGCGGGCAGCCGCGACGCAGCGCTCGTCACCACGCTCTTTCCCGGATCATACACCGTGCATATTTCCGGTGTGCTGGACACCACCGGCGTTGCCTTGGGAGAAATCTACGAGATCCCGTAA
- the wrbA gene encoding NAD(P)H:quinone oxidoreductase, giving the protein MSVKLAVIYYSTYGTNFQMASIAAEAAKAAGAEVRLLKAAETVSAEVVARQEGWKAQADRAAHIPVATAADMEWANAFLFSAPTRFGVMAGQMRAFIDTLGGTWAKGGLANKAVSAMASAQNAHGGQEATILSFYATVCHWGGIVVAPGYTDPVIFKVGGNPYGYSHTQGAPFTDDVKAAISHQARRLVSVAAKLI; this is encoded by the coding sequence ATGAGCGTAAAACTTGCAGTCATCTACTATTCCACCTACGGCACCAATTTCCAGATGGCCTCGATCGCCGCTGAGGCGGCGAAAGCTGCGGGCGCGGAGGTGCGCCTGTTGAAGGCTGCCGAGACTGTTTCCGCGGAGGTCGTGGCGCGACAGGAGGGGTGGAAGGCGCAGGCCGATCGGGCCGCTCACATTCCTGTGGCGACAGCGGCGGACATGGAGTGGGCGAATGCCTTTCTCTTTTCCGCCCCGACCCGCTTTGGGGTGATGGCCGGACAGATGCGTGCGTTTATTGACACACTCGGAGGAACCTGGGCGAAGGGTGGGCTGGCCAACAAGGCGGTCTCGGCCATGGCATCAGCGCAAAACGCGCACGGCGGCCAGGAGGCGACGATCCTGTCGTTTTATGCGACGGTCTGCCACTGGGGCGGAATCGTGGTCGCACCGGGCTACACGGACCCCGTCATTTTCAAGGTTGGAGGCAATCCGTATGGGTACAGCCACACGCAGGGAGCACCGTTCACCGACGATGTGAAGGCGGCGATCAGCCATCAGGCAAGGCGTCTGGTCAGCGTCGCGGCAAAGCTGATTTGA
- the yut gene encoding urea transporter: MTFRLSSTGLETNASSPMHDLARFADSVLRGLGQVMFQNNSFTGLLFLAGIAWNSLLLAIGALFGTVIATLTALSLGADRTAVRTGLFGFNGALTAIALLFFLEAEALTWACIILASACSTILMAAMMAAFRNWNLPALTAPFVFTTLVFLLAAVQFGGLHPTDQLPMAGLPNLTSIEGVVTLTTFGKGVLNGIAQVFFQENPVTGLCFLAGLVVASRLACLAALIGSLAGLPVSWGMGAAEPALRAGVFGFNSVLTGIALASVFLKPGTPSLVYALLGAIVTPFVAAACAAALLPLGLPAMTLPFVLTTWVFLFASREFRPLAP, from the coding sequence ATGACATTCCGCCTTTCCTCAACGGGGCTAGAAACCAACGCCAGCAGCCCAATGCACGATCTCGCTCGCTTCGCCGATAGCGTGCTGCGCGGCCTGGGCCAGGTGATGTTCCAGAACAACAGCTTCACCGGCCTGCTGTTTCTGGCCGGCATCGCCTGGAACTCCCTCCTGCTCGCCATCGGCGCCCTTTTCGGAACCGTCATCGCAACACTGACCGCACTCTCCCTCGGCGCGGACCGCACCGCGGTGCGCACCGGGCTGTTCGGTTTCAACGGTGCTCTGACAGCCATCGCCCTGCTGTTCTTTCTTGAGGCAGAAGCGCTCACCTGGGCCTGCATCATTCTTGCCTCGGCTTGCTCGACAATTCTGATGGCCGCCATGATGGCCGCCTTCCGCAACTGGAATCTGCCTGCGCTGACCGCTCCCTTCGTCTTCACAACGCTCGTCTTTCTTCTCGCCGCAGTGCAGTTTGGCGGCCTGCACCCCACCGATCAACTGCCCATGGCCGGGCTCCCAAACCTGACCAGCATCGAGGGCGTCGTGACACTCACAACCTTCGGCAAGGGTGTGCTCAACGGCATCGCCCAGGTCTTCTTTCAGGAAAATCCCGTCACCGGCTTGTGCTTCCTGGCAGGCCTGGTCGTCGCCTCGCGCCTCGCATGCCTCGCCGCATTGATCGGTTCACTCGCCGGACTGCCGGTCTCGTGGGGCATGGGCGCTGCCGAGCCGGCGCTGCGGGCCGGCGTGTTCGGCTTCAACAGCGTTCTGACCGGCATCGCGCTCGCGAGTGTTTTCCTGAAGCCGGGAACGCCGTCCCTTGTCTACGCCCTGCTCGGCGCGATCGTCACGCCCTTCGTCGCAGCCGCGTGCGCCGCCGCGCTTCTGCCGCTCGGTTTGCCCGCCATGACACTCCCCTTCGTGCTCACCACCTGGGTTTTCCTTTTCGCAAGCCGCGAGTTTCGCCCGCTGGCACCCTAG
- a CDS encoding Crp/Fnr family transcriptional regulator — translation MELQSTMETQGSMRLTAIRATLRQSQLFSSLSSGDLAAVAEGCFVRSLQRGEMLFREGEMSEGFYVMQTGAVSIYKLAPDRREQIICVFRPPESFAEVTLATVDTYPANGIALEPSQVIVVNKVRFRELIRRQPDLSLHMLGAISLHLKHLVQTLLDLKGSQIEHRLAEWLMRQSPAVALGCPVSIQLNVPKRVLAGQLGVTSETLSRTFARFRREGLIQVKGSQIQVLDAHGLSAYGRV, via the coding sequence ATGGAGCTGCAGTCGACAATGGAAACCCAGGGATCGATGCGCCTCACCGCGATCCGCGCGACGCTTCGCCAGAGCCAGTTGTTCTCCTCTCTGTCTTCCGGTGATCTCGCGGCGGTCGCCGAGGGGTGTTTTGTGCGCAGCCTGCAGCGCGGGGAGATGCTTTTCCGGGAGGGCGAGATGTCGGAGGGATTTTATGTCATGCAGACCGGTGCGGTGAGCATCTACAAGCTCGCGCCGGATCGCCGCGAACAGATCATCTGTGTTTTCCGGCCTCCGGAGAGTTTTGCGGAGGTTACGCTGGCCACGGTGGACACGTATCCGGCCAATGGCATCGCGCTGGAGCCGAGCCAGGTGATAGTAGTGAACAAGGTCAGGTTTCGCGAGCTGATCCGCCGTCAGCCCGACCTGTCGCTGCACATGCTGGGGGCGATCAGCCTGCACCTGAAGCATCTCGTCCAGACGCTGCTGGATTTGAAAGGAAGCCAGATCGAACACCGCCTGGCGGAGTGGCTGATGCGGCAGTCGCCGGCCGTTGCGCTGGGGTGTCCCGTGAGCATTCAATTGAACGTCCCGAAAAGAGTCCTGGCGGGACAGCTCGGCGTGACGAGCGAAACGCTGTCGCGCACCTTCGCGCGATTCCGCCGGGAAGGGCTGATCCAGGTCAAGGGCTCGCAGATCCAGGTCCTCGACGCCCATGGCCTGTCGGCCTACGGCAGGGTGTAG
- a CDS encoding DUF983 domain-containing protein encodes MSVSRLQIIQRGLSLRCPNCGEPELFKKGAWFTLNRSCPHCGLRLERDEGGFLGAMSLNYGVTVVCFLVPVLVLYLNAILSGRTASIVAGVGAILFPVLFYRHSRSFWLMNYYLVLPHHLPANRTEPVPAGQDENL; translated from the coding sequence ATGAGCGTTTCAAGGCTTCAAATCATCCAGCGCGGCCTGAGCCTGCGCTGCCCGAACTGCGGGGAACCGGAGCTCTTCAAGAAGGGGGCGTGGTTCACGCTCAATCGAAGCTGCCCGCACTGCGGGCTCCGGCTCGAGCGCGACGAGGGCGGATTCCTCGGCGCGATGTCGCTCAACTACGGCGTGACGGTCGTCTGCTTCCTGGTGCCGGTGCTGGTATTGTATCTGAATGCGATATTATCCGGCCGCACCGCGTCGATTGTCGCGGGGGTCGGCGCAATCCTTTTCCCCGTTCTCTTTTACCGCCACTCCCGGAGCTTCTGGCTGATGAACTATTATCTCGTGCTGCCGCATCACCTCCCGGCGAACCGGACTGAGCCCGTGCCCGCGGGGCAGGACGAGAACCTGTGA
- the tsf gene encoding translation elongation factor Ts: protein MVNDLRAQTGAGLMDCKRALVDANGNVEEAITILRKKGAASAAKKADRTAKEGVIESYIHLGGKVGVMIEVNCETDFVARNDEFRAFVKDLCLHIAAASPLYVTRDQVPEADLAAERDIASAQVAGKPPAAVQKIVEGKLEKFYANVVLMDQPFVKLPEKSVKELITEKIAKTGENIQIRRFVRYQLGA from the coding sequence ATGGTCAATGACCTGCGCGCCCAGACGGGCGCCGGTCTCATGGATTGCAAACGCGCACTCGTCGACGCCAACGGCAACGTCGAGGAGGCCATCACCATCCTCCGCAAGAAGGGCGCCGCCTCGGCCGCCAAGAAGGCGGACCGCACGGCCAAGGAGGGTGTCATCGAGAGCTACATCCATCTTGGCGGCAAGGTGGGCGTCATGATCGAGGTGAACTGCGAGACGGACTTCGTGGCGCGCAACGACGAGTTCCGCGCCTTCGTGAAGGACCTTTGTCTCCACATCGCGGCGGCCAGCCCGCTGTATGTGACGCGCGACCAGGTTCCCGAGGCGGATCTAGCCGCCGAGCGCGACATCGCATCGGCGCAGGTCGCAGGCAAGCCGCCGGCGGCGGTCCAGAAGATCGTCGAGGGCAAGTTGGAGAAGTTCTACGCCAATGTCGTTCTCATGGACCAGCCGTTCGTGAAGCTCCCCGAGAAGTCGGTCAAGGAGCTCATCACCGAGAAGATCGCGAAGACCGGGGAGAACATCCAGATCCGCCGCTTCGTGCGCTATCAGCTCGGCGCCTGA
- the rpsB gene encoding 30S ribosomal protein S2, with amino-acid sequence MSISVKDLLDAGVHFGHQTKRWNPRSRPYIFDHRQGITIIDLGKTHTALEKACAFLEDTVANGGNVLFVGTKRQAKDIVREAANATSMPFCVDRWLGGTLTNYETVKRSIAKYKKFQQMDTSGELGKFSRKEESAIRREMARMQRNFAGIVDMGDLPAALFVIDVNHEAIAVAEAKRCGIPAVALVDTNSDPTTVKYPIPGNDDAVKSIRIMIDAVVAAVQSGLAQRDSRRQARGVADLKQATAAVAAATGATAAVATAEEDLSEDSQTASIAADMEGDGEVAAAAPKKKSAAPRKKIAAPRSE; translated from the coding sequence ATCAGCATCTCGGTCAAAGACCTTCTCGACGCAGGCGTCCACTTCGGACACCAAACCAAGCGCTGGAACCCGCGTTCCAGGCCGTATATTTTCGATCACCGCCAGGGGATCACCATCATCGATCTTGGCAAGACGCACACGGCCCTTGAAAAGGCCTGCGCCTTTCTCGAGGACACCGTCGCCAATGGCGGCAATGTGCTGTTCGTCGGCACCAAGCGCCAGGCCAAGGACATCGTGCGCGAGGCTGCCAATGCGACCAGCATGCCTTTCTGCGTCGACCGCTGGCTGGGCGGCACGCTCACCAATTACGAAACGGTCAAGCGATCGATCGCCAAGTACAAGAAGTTCCAGCAGATGGACACCTCCGGCGAGCTCGGAAAATTCTCCCGCAAGGAGGAGTCCGCCATCCGTCGTGAAATGGCGCGCATGCAGCGCAACTTCGCCGGCATCGTGGACATGGGCGACCTGCCCGCGGCGCTGTTTGTCATCGACGTCAACCACGAGGCCATCGCCGTCGCGGAAGCGAAGCGCTGCGGCATCCCCGCCGTCGCCCTCGTCGACACGAACTCCGATCCAACAACGGTCAAGTATCCGATCCCGGGCAATGACGACGCGGTGAAGTCGATCCGCATCATGATCGATGCGGTCGTCGCCGCCGTGCAGAGCGGTCTGGCCCAGCGCGACTCCCGCCGTCAGGCGCGCGGCGTCGCCGATCTCAAGCAGGCCACCGCCGCTGTCGCCGCCGCCACCGGTGCGACTGCCGCTGTCGCCACCGCTGAAGAAGACCTTTCCGAGGATTCGCAGACGGCCTCGATCGCCGCCGATATGGAGGGTGACGGCGAGGTCGCCGCTGCCGCGCCCAAGAAGAAGTCCGCGGCTCCGCGCAAGAAGATCGCCGCGCCGCGCAGCGAATAG